From Candoia aspera isolate rCanAsp1 chromosome 4, rCanAsp1.hap2, whole genome shotgun sequence, a single genomic window includes:
- the LOC134496555 gene encoding olfactory receptor 6M1-like encodes MNLVNKTIVSEFILLGFHTSRSVEIVIFIVFFFVYALTVTGNFTLIILVVANYHLQMPMYFFLSNLSFLELMITSTVVPKMLINMITGKKTISFVGCLAQSFFYFLMGSTEFFILAVMSFDRYLAVCYPLRYALVMNNKTCFQFLLGSWVGGFLIILIPSIVTAGLPFCGPNIVNHFFCDSAPLLKLVCSDTSLAEKIDFGTSCILLLGSLFITIVSYIYITIVVLRIPSAQGRQKAFSTCVSHITVVTLYYGSSIFVYVRPTKGNVLDFNKMGTVLNTIVTPMLNPFIYSLRNEKVKVGLRSVLKKSIVICKY; translated from the coding sequence ATGAACCTAGTGAATAAAACTATTGTATCTGAATTCATTCTCCTGGGATTTCACACCAGCCGTTCAGTTGAGATTGTCATcttcattgttttcttctttgtatatgcattaactgtcACAGGAAATTTCACACTAATTATATTAGTAGTGGCTAATTACCATCTTCAAATGCCCATGTATTTTTTCTTGAGTAACCTCTCATTCCTCGAACTCATGATCACATCAACTGTAGTGCCTAAAATGCTAATAAATATGATCACAGGGAAGAAGACAATCTCCTTTGTGGGCTGTCTTGCCCAGTCATTCTTCTATTTTCTGATGGGATCAACTGAATTTTTCATATTGGCAGTCATGTCCTTTGACCGTTACCTTGCAGTTTGTTACCCACTGCGCTATGCATTGGTTATGAACAATAAGACTTGTTTCCAGTTTTTATTAGGGTCATGGGTTGGTGGTTTCTTGATTATTCTAATTCCAAGCATTGTGACAGCTGGATTACCATTCTGTGGCCCAAATATTGTTAATCATTTCTTCTGTGACAGTGCACCATTACTCAAGCTGGTCTGTAGTGACACATCACTAGCTGAAAAGATTGATTTTGGGACTTCTTGTATATTACTCTTGGGATCACTTTTCATAACAATtgtatcttatatttatattactaTTGTTGTACTGAGAATACCTTCAGCACAAGGTCGTCAGAAAGCCTTCTCAACCTGTGTATCTCACATCACTGTGGTAACTCTATATTATGGGAGTTCTATATTTGTTTATGTCCGGCCCACCAAAGGAAATGTGCTTGATTTTAACAAAATGGGCACTGTGTTGAACACAATAGTGACTCCTATGTTAAATCCTTTCATATATAGTCTTAGGAATGAGAAAGTGAAGGTTGGTCTAAGAAGTGTCCTAAAGAAGAGTATAGTGATTTGTAAATATTGA
- the LOC134496556 gene encoding olfactory receptor 4D9-like translates to MAMKKVNTTVTEFVLLGFSQSTKTQSILFSIFLTLYGITWLGNLAIILTVISTHSLHTPMYFFLANLAVIDISDCTVTALKMLWDLITHTNSISYNWCITQVFFFHCTGGAVVFFLVVMAVDRYVAIYKPLQYLLIMNPGVCTGLVAGAWLGGFAHSIVQVALIIQLPFCGPNILDNFYCDVPQVIKLACTDTYIIELLMACNSGLLLTLIFCILLGSYTILLVKIRMHVTEGKHKALSTCLAQIIVMSLHFIPAMLIYDRPFQISPGDKIISLLYTAITPVLNPIIFTLRNTEMKKSIRKLIGRMSSSKAIQSK, encoded by the coding sequence ATGGCTATGAAGAAGGTTAACACTACTGTGACTGAATTTGTTCTTTTGGGTTTTTCTCAGAGTACAAAGACACAGTCCATCCTCTTTTCCATCTTTCTGACTCTGTATGGCATAACCTGGCTTGGAAATCTTGCTATTATCTTGACTGTGATATCCACACACAGCCTTCACACACCCATGTACTTCTTCTTGGCGAATCTGGCTGTGATAGACATCAGTGACTGCACAGTTACAGCACTAAAAATGCTATGGGACCTCATCACTCATACAAATTCCATCTCTTACAACTGGTGTATTACCCAGGTATTCTTTTTTCATTGCACTGGAGGTGCTGTGGTTTTCTTCCTAGTTGTAATGGCTGTTGACAGATATGTAGCCATCTACAAACCATTGCAATATTTACTCATTATGAATCCAGGGGTTTGCACTGGTTTGGTGGCAGGAGCTTGGCTGGGTGGTTTTGCTCATTCCATTGTCCAGGTAGCCTTAATCATTCAGCTACCCTTTTGTGGCCCCAACATATTAGACAACTTTTACTGTGATGTTCCACAGGTCATCAAACTGGCTTGTACTGATACCTACATTATAGAGTTGTTGATGGCTTGTAATAGTGGGCTGCTACTCACACTGATTTTCTGCATCTTACTTGGGTCATATACCATCCTTCTGGTGAAGATTAGAATGCATGTCACTGAAGGAAAGCACAAAGCTCTCTCTACGTGTTTGGCACAAATCATAGTCATGAGCTTACATTTTATTCCAGCCATGCTCATTTATGACCGCCCTTTCCAAATATCTCCGGGAGACAAAATCATTTCTCTTTTGTATACTGCTATCACTCCGGTGCTAAACCCAATAATTTTTACCCTGAGaaatacagaaatgaaaaagaGTATCAGAAAATTGATTGGAAGAATGTCATCATCCAAAGCAATTCAATCAAAATAG
- the LOC134496557 gene encoding olfactory receptor 4D9-like, whose protein sequence is MENNKTAVAEFILLGFSPNPRVQSLLFLLFFAIYSTTWLGNLTIIITVFLTPVLHTPMYFLLANLAVVDISESSVTSLKMLWDLFSHTHTISYNWCITQIFFIHLTGGTVVFLLVAMAVDRYIAICKPLQYLIIMKKGICIGLVGGAWLGGFAHSIIQVGILLQLPFCKSNILDNFYCDIPQLIKLACADTYTTELLMVCNSGLLLTLIYFILLVSYTSILVKIRRHITEGKHNALSTCAAQIIVMSLNFVPGMFIYDRPFKVFPADKIASVLYSLLTPMLNSVIFTLRNKEMKLTIKKLMRKCCLSKKTEASHSV, encoded by the coding sequence ATGGAGAACAACAAGACAGCAGTAGCAGAGTTTATTCTCCTAGGCTTCTCTCCTAATCCTAGAGTGCAGtcgcttctctttctccttttctttgccATCTATAGCACAACTTGGCTTGGGAATCTCACCATTATAATCACGGTGTTCCTCACACCTGTGCTGCATACACCAATGTATTTCCTGCTTGCTAACTTGGCTGTTGTAGACATCAGTGAATCATCGGTCACATCACTCAAAATGTTGTGGGATCTCTTCTCCCACACTCATACGATCTCCTACAACTGGTGCATTACACAGATTTTCTTCATTCATTTAACAGGGGGCACAGTGGTCTTCTTACTTGTTGCAATGGCCGTTGACAGGTATATTGCAATTTGCAAGCCACTGCAATATTTAATTATCATGAAGAAAGGAATTTGCATAGGATTGGTCGGGGGAGCATGGCTGGGTGGCTTTGCTCACTCCATTATCCAGGTTGGAATCCTCCTTCAGCTCCCCTTCTGCAAATCCAACATTTTGGACAATTTCTACTGTGACATTCCTCAGCTCATCAAACTGGCATGTGCTGATACATACACAACTGAGCTTCTAATGGTTTGTAATAGTGGGCTTCTCCTGACCTTAATCTACTTCATTTTGCTTGTGTCATATACCAGCATCTTGGTAAAGATTCGGAGGCACATCACTGAAGGGAAACACAATGCCCTTTCCACCTGTGCTGCCCAGATCATAGTGATGAGTTTAAATTTTGTTCCAGGGATGTTCATTTATGACCGCCCCTTCAAGGTATTTCCAGCCGATAAGATTGCTTCCGTCCTCTATAGTCTTTTGACACCAATGCTGAATTCTGTGATCTTCACTCTTCGGAACAAGGAGATGAAACTCACCATTAAGAAGCTCATGAGAAAATGCTGTCTTTCTAAAAAGACAGAAGCATCACATTCTGTTTGA
- the LOC134496558 gene encoding olfactory receptor 14I1-like encodes MDNDTTVFVLLDFSKLGEVQIIYLSFFLILYLMTVTGNLLIITAVVFDHHLHTPMYFFMMNLAMQDIGSVSVIIPKAVLSFLTNIRHISYSGCIAQVLFFVFFLACDVSLLIVMAYDRYIAICYPLRYEMIMNRKAWTKVVGSCWTASFLNAILHTTATFTIPFCSNIINQFYCEVPYLLKITCSGLYGAEIGMVMSSSTLAFGCFVLVIVTYVQIFSAVLRIPSVQGRKKAFSTCLPHLIVFSLFLFTACFAYLRPISDIPSHPDFITTIMYSIYPSMMNPLIYSIRNKKIKAVLSRFVGLRLFHFKEV; translated from the coding sequence ATGGATAATGACACAACTGTCTTTGTTCTCTTGGATTTCTCAAAACTTGGGGAGGTACAAATCATTTACTTATCTTTTTTCCTGATACTTTATTTAATGACAGTAACTGGGAACCTCCTCATCATCACTGCTGTTGTCTTTGACCACCACCTTCACACTCCCATGTACTTCTTCATGATGAATTTAGCCATGCAGGACATTGGTTCAGTTTCAGTCATTATCCCTAAAGCTGTTTTAAGTTTCCTTACTAATATTAGGCATATTTCCTATTCTGGATGTATTGCTCAGGTTCTattctttgtcttctttctggCCTGTGATGTTTCCCTCCTTATTGTCATGGCGTATGATCGATATATTGCCATTTGTTATCCATTACGATATGAAATGATAATGAACAGGAAGGCCTGGACCAAGGTGGTTGGCAGTTGCTGGACTGCAAGCTTTCTCAATGCTATATTACACACTACTGCAACATTCACTATTCCTTTCTGCTCTAATATTATCAATCAGTTCTACTGTGAAGTCCCATATTTACTCAAGATTACCTGCTCTGGTTTATATGGAGCTGAAATTGGAATGGTAATGTCCAGTTCTACATTAGCATTTGGTTGTTTTGTCCTTGTTATTGTTACTTATGTGCAGATCTTCTCTGCTGTACTGAGAATTCCTTCTgttcaaggaaggaagaaagccttttccaCTTGTCTACCACACCTTATTGTCTTCTCCCTATTTTTGTTTACTGCTTGCTTTGCTTACCTAAGGCCCATATCTGACATTCCATCACATCCTGACTTCATAACTACAATTATGTATTCCATTTATCCATCCATGATGAATCCATTAATCTATAGCATCAGAAACAAGAAGATCAAAGCTGTTCTTTCGAGATTTGTTGGTCTgagattatttcattttaaagaagtaTGA